TTCTGGGGTGTATGAATAATGAAGATACCCAAGAGCGAAAGAAGTATCGGCGCAGTTATAAATCCCCACAGATACGTATTCACGAAAGGCATTTTTTTTCTGACATTTTCCACCTGTTTTGTTAGCTTACGAGTAGAACATACCCCCTTAATATAATTTTGGACTATCTACTTCAACCATACTATTTTAAAAAGTAAGTGTTTTTACAATTTTGACAAAAACTGTTTTTCAAGGGCTTATAGCCTTCGTAGAGATGACGTAACATATTAATTAGTATTGAGTACTTTTTTCAAAAGTTTTTTCTCATGCATGGTGGTATATTACAGTGAGACAGATAGTACATTTTCCAAATGAAGGAGTTATACATGAAGAGAGTTACAGGTGCGGCGTTTTGCCTTGTGTGCATTCTTGTATCGGGCATTACCGCTTCAGACATCTACGTTCGGGCGAATGAGGTAGGGTACCTTCAAGGAGCACGTAAGCGGGCTGTTGTTGCGTCACAGGAAGATCTTACGGGATCGTCGTGGCAGATTGTCTCGGAAGACGGGGCGGTTCTTCTGACGGGAGAACTTGAAAGTCGGGTTCATGGAAAGGGGGCACATTCACCCTTTGCATACAATCATGAAGTGCTGTTTTGTGATGTCACAGAGGCGGGGACTCATACCTTTGTCTTAGAGGATGGTGCTGTAGAAAAGGAGCTTACCGTATCGAGTGACCCTTACAGTAGCGTTGTAAACTCTCTCTTACGCTGGATGAAAGTACAGAGAAGTGGTACTGAGGAAACCCTTGATCGCGAAGTGGGGCATTTGGGCGATTCTGCCGTGTTTGTATTTCGCCAAAAAGATCTGGACAAAACCAGCGAGTGGGAAAATTGGGTTGAAGATGAGGAGAGCAAACAGGTTGATATGAAGGGTGGATGGTATACCACCGGTGGTGATTTTAGAAAGTTTACGAATATCACAGCGTATACAACATACTATCTGTTAAAATCATACGAGAAAAATCCTTCTTTATTTGACAATGCCGACGGGTTTCTCGGGTCTATTCTTGATGAGGCGCGATGGGGGTTGCAATATCTTTTAAAAACCATGCCGGATGATGAGGATTTCATTATTCAGGTTGGTGGGTTTAGTCATCGTGGAACGCGACTGCCTCAGGATGATCGCTACGATGGACGTCGCAACGCCTACTCAGCCTTCTCACCTCCTGATATGGCCTCAACCAGTGCGGCTCTTGCCCTAGGTGCTTCTGTTTTTGCTGAAATCGATCCTGATTTTGCCCAGGAGTGTAAGGAGTCTGCGCAAGCGATATATGCTCGGGCTCTTGAAGATGATGCGCAAAATGCGTGGATGGAGCGTGGCTATGCTCTATATAAAGATGATACAGAGGGTGATAACTTTCTTATTGCTTCCATGGAGCTGTACAATCTCACCGGCGATGCTTCATATCTGGAACGTGCGAAAGCCTATTCAGATGATATTCAAAGTGCGTGGTGGAACTCCTGGACCGCTCAAAACATGATGGGACATTCCCTTATTGTGGATGAACACGAGCCTGCCAAGGAGTATTTCATGGCAGACATCAATCATTTTTATTCCAATGCACAGAATAATGTGTGGGGCTTTCCCATGGATTATGGAAATGGTAACCTCTACTCCTCAAAACAGATTGCCACGGCAGGGCTGCGTTATTATCAGCTTACTGGAGAGAATAAATTTGAAGAGCTTATTACAGATGTTTTAAACTATGTACACGGGCTTAATAATTGGGGACTCTCCTTTATTGCCTTGGAAGAGTTGGGTGACCACTCCGTGCAGAATATGAATGTCTTTGTCTATCGTCTCCAGACACATCTTTTCCCCGAAGGTGTTCCTGTGTTAGGCCCCAGTGGTACTGATGAGCACGCCTCTGGAAGTGTATGGATTCTTGATGACCTAACCACAAATTTCTGTCATCCCTACAATACAGATGGGGTTGTGTTTTACGATCACATGGACGATTACATGTCTACGGGGGCTCGTATAGACGGAGCTGCCGATGCGATCTATTTGCTGACCCTTGTAACCACCCTCATGGCTGAGTAACCAGAAAGGATACCCCTATGAAACAATTTATGACAGCTTTTAGCATACTTTTTCTCTGTGCAGCAACGGTCTTTTCAAAGGCCTATATACGATATAATTACATTGGCTACAATCCCTCGCGGGAAAAACGCATTGTCGTCATGGCCGAAGAAGGTATTGATGGAACTCAATGGACGCTTCGTGACAACGAAACCGGAGAAGAAGTTCTGTCTGGAAACATCGGAGCATCTGTGTATGAACGAGGTGATCATCTTCCCTTCGATTACAATTATGTCTTTGATATTACAGAGCTTCGTGAAGTTGGGGAATATACGCTCTCCCTGGCTGGAGATATTGCAGAGCCGGCAAATATTGTGATACATCAGGATCCGTATGGTGACCTTATTTCAAAGCCCTTGCGATGGCTTCGTGAGGCACGATGTGGCTCTGATGCAGTAGAAGATCGCGAAATCTGTCACTTAGGCGATAAAAAGGCGGAGGTTTTCCGTCGTGCCGATCCACATGATAATGGTAGCTGGGGGCCCTTGGATGAGCCAAAATATTTTGATGGTCATGGTGGGTGGCATGATGCGGGGGATTACTTAAAGTTCAGTCTTACCTGCGCCTACACAACCTACTACATCCTGCGCGCCTATGATATCAATCCCAGCATTTTTGATACGCTCTACAACAATGATGATGGGCAGAATGAGCTGAATGATCTTTTGGATGAGGCTCAGTGGGGGCTTGATTTCCTTATGCGAACCATGCCGGATACTAATGAATTCATGATTATGATTGGGCACAATGAGGATCACCACGTTGGGTATCGTCTCCCTCAAGATGATCATTTAGACGGAGAGCGTCCGTTCCTCTCTGCCCTTTCCATACCCCAAATGGGCTACACCGCTGCTGCTCTTGCCTTGGGTGCAACAATCTTTGAAGAGCTGGGACGGGAGGAACAGGCCCAAGAGTATTTCGAAAAGGCGCAATTAATTTATCGTCGAGCTCTCTCTGATGATGCGGAAGCAACGGCATGGCTAGATGATGATGCGAACCCTTTTTACCGTGATGATACGAATTTTGACAATCTGCAGCTGGCAGCAGGAGAATTGTACCGTTTCTCCGGCGATCCTTCGTATTTAGAGGATGCGCAAGAGTTTGCTGATCTGGCTCGCGGTGCTGGATGGAAAGCGTGGACGGCGGTTAATATGACTGCTCATATGAATATTATGGATGACTATCCTGTCGCACAAAATTATCTCTATCTTGACCTTGATCAGTTTCTTGACAACTCACGGGCTGCAGGAAATATCTGGGGTATCCCCATGCGGTATGTATGGGCGGGACTCTACTCATACATTGGGGTCGGTGCCACTGCCGCTGAGTATGAACTTCTCACGGGAAATACGGGGTATCATTCTTTGGCGCGTAATATGACGGATTACCTCTTAGGCTATAACAATTGGGGTATCTGCTTTATTGCTATTGAAGATATGGAAAATACCATTACCGAGCCAAACTCGCAAATTTACATGCTCCAGGCTGATAAGTTCCCTGAGGGAGCTATTGCAGAGGGGCCCGGTGATCGTGAATCATGGGAGTACTACTCTACGTACTTCGGTTTTGATATGCACGCAGAGTGGACCCATAAGTTTAATACTGAAGCTGGCGTATTTTATGACAATCGTAAAGATTTCATGTGTATGGAAACAACCGTTGTTGGTATGTCCGATGGGATATATCTTCTTGCGGTTGCCTCAAAGCTTTTCAATAATTAAGAGGTTTCGTATTCTCTGAAACAAGAGCTCTCCTTCGGGAGGGCTCTTGTTGTATCCGGGGCGTGATCACTACGAGCTATACGGAGTGATATCCACACCAGTCAAGGGGAGTTCCATAGGTTTTATGTTGTGTGCATCGTCGTATATATTCATGAAGGGCCAGATCATCCGGCGTCTTGGAGAGAAGTTGGGTGAATTTCTCTATGGCTCCATTCCAATCTCGTTGCCGATACCGGCCTACCGCTTCAGTAAAAAGTGGCGTATGGATATAGCGAGGGTCTTTGGTTGTAGAAAAAACTTGATACATATGTATGGGCTCTGCAATATGGGGAAAGACGAGGGTGTCAAGGTGTCTGCAGAGGGGAGGCGTATGCTGGTTTTGAATGGTTTCGGTTATCACTGTTTCTGCGCCATATATACGGGAAAGTTCTTCTATCTTTTGGGCTATTTCTACCGTGGAAGAACAGAGGAGTATATCCATACGTTCCTTATATCCAACGGGGCCAAGGGTGACCGTTCCGCCATGAATACCAATGGAATGTGAAAGGCGGATGTCCTTGAATAAAAATGTGGTAAGTTCCCGGTGTAAAGCATCTGCTGCATCAAGGACGCAGGGATTATAGGCTTCAAAAAAAATAATAATACCATCTCCAAGGTAGGAGGTGATTACACCACCAAAGCGTTCTATAACAGGACCTATTTTGCTATGATAGGCGTTAATCAGACTGAAAATGTCTTCGGGCGAGAGGGATTCAGATATGGCGGTAAAGGAGTGGATGTCAATAGTCATAATGGTAAGTTGCTTTGATATCTGGTCACCAATACGAATAGAGCTAATCTCATGTTTGTTCATGAGCGAAATAACATCCTGAGGAATAAAGCGGTGAAGTGACTGGTTGATCTCTTTCATTTCTATCGCCAAGGATTGTTGGTGGTTTCTGGCATAGGAAAAGTCTCGTGAGAGAATAATTGCTTGAATAAAGACCATTCCCGCCATACCATAGGGAAACATATGGCGTGCATGAATAAGGTCGTAAGCGAAGATGTCGTGGGTGATGGAAAGCACAATTAGACTGTTTGAGAGAAAAAGCAGTAGTGCCCCTCCTTGCCGTTTTATCAAAATATGAACAGTGAAAAAAAGAATATAGAGAAATACAAATATCAGGACGGTGTTATAGAGAGGCATGAGTTCACTGTAAATACGTGGTGAAACAAAAAGGGTCGCTATGAGAAATAGCAGAGAGATTGCCAAACAGATATGACTGACTGCTTTGGAAAAGAACCCTGGATAGAGGCTGCGGAGATACACACACCAGAGGGCAATTGAAAAGTAGACTGATCCATACTCGAGGCGAAGCAGTATTTCCCGTGAAAAGAATGGTATATCTGCTAAGAGCCTGTTTCCCGTAAGGCCTACCCTGAACGCTGCTCCAATACAGAGAAGCGAGAAGTAGATGCGGTATTTGACATTATCTCTATTTGGATCAAGGTAATGGAGCATCAAGAAAATTAAGGCAAGGGTGAGTATCGCAGAAAAGAAGGCGACTTCTCGTCCGCGGGACCACGTTTCAAGGTCGCTTAAAACATTCAAGGAGCCAATAAAAAAACTTCTCCACGGGCCGCCACGGCGGTTGTGGAAATTAGAAAAATGTACAAGAATGCGCAAGGTGTCGCCCGTTGTTTGTATGGGAACTATGATGGATGTTTCTTTGGTTGCCTCTGTTTCCAAAGGAGTGTTGCCCAAGATGCCATTTTTGTAGATCTTTTCGCCATTTACAAAGATGGTAAATGCTTGATGCATGGGAAGCACTTCAAGCCCAAGCATACATTCATGCTTAGGACAGATATATACCGTTTTAAAAAAGGTTCCAAAGCCATATCTTTCGGGCAGAACTTCACTTCGATAAAATGGCGCGGGGACTCTGTAGGGGACCCCTTCGTTCTTTGGCACTTCTTCCTCTGTGAGAAAGGTGTTTGGGAAGAATTGCCATGTGCCTGAAAGCTCGTAGGGGGTAGCCATGTCGTGCTGGCGTAAATCCACAGAATAGTTCTCATAGGGAGATGCCTGCACAAGTATTGTGCATAGAAAAAGGAGAAGAATGGGTGATAAAAGAGGCATATTCAGTCCAAGGCCGCACATGTTTTTCTGTGTAAAATTGTATAATTTTGCGCATGAAGCGCAAGGGAAATGTCTGTTTAGATGTTTTTTGTGGTCGCCTGTCTTGAGGGACCTTTCAGGGCGGAGTTGCATCGCTCAATATACATGTTGATCACGGGATCTTCCGGTGTTTGCTCACGTATATGCAGAAATTTTGTAAGAGCATGGGTGTATTTTTCCTGCAGAAACGATTCTAAGGCGGTATAGAAGAGATCAATGGTTGCACATTTCATGGTGAATTCACGTTCTCTGAGGCCATCGAGCACTTCGTACACGGTAATGGGAAAGTTTTTTCCCTTTACTCGCACGCTATCAAGAATACGGTAGGTAAAGGCGTCTTTTACCTGCGGGGTATCGATGATTTCCTGTGTTACGGTAATTTTGGAGCCGTAAATTTTGGACAGAGCCTGTATTCGAGAAGAGATGTTTACCGTATCTGAAATCACCGTGGTATCTATGCGCCTCTGAGAGCCAACGGTTCCCAGAATTACTGTTCCACGATGAAGCCCTAAGGAAATATCGAGGGGGGAATTATTTTGTTCAGTAGCAGAAACAATCTCTGTGGCTGCTGTGATACCATCCTGGCATGAGCTGGGAAATATGCACATTAAGCCATTGTGCAGATATTTATCGATGAAACCATTATTGTAAGAAATCACGGGGCTAATATAGCTGAGATGATCATTGAGCTCCTCCATTGTTATGTGGCGTTTTACCCCGTCTCGCTGTTGAAATTCTGCAAAAAGAATCGTCATATCACCGCTTACTTGGTCTCCGAGATTTACTGTAGTAAGATCTTGCTTGTTTAGTAAGGCTAAAAACTCCCGTGGGAGAAAAGCCGTAAGGGCTTCGTTTGTTCTGCGGAGTTTCTTGATAAGGTGTATGGTGTGATGTTTTGTCCGAGCAAAGCTATATGCAATAATACCGGCTTGCGTTAGAAGTAGTATGAACACCCCTGCCGGAAGGAGAGGAGGACGTATAAAAATGAGGGTGTTTGCTAAAATGTCATGGATGGCAGAGATAAATACGATGATATTGCCTGCAAGCAATGCCTGTGCTGTGTGTATTTTTTGACATGCACCCCGAAGGTTTACCAGTAACAGATAGCCAAGCATCAAGGCGATAAAAATCAAGTAGGGGGTAATTGTTCTGGTAAATATTTGAGGGGGGGTGACGCAAAAAAAGAGAATGTATCCCACGGAGGTATAGGTGATAAGTTTGAGGATACGTGGTGAGTAGATCTTCCTGAAAAAAAAGAAAATACAGTACGAGTAGAAGAGTATGAGAAGGGAAAGGGTGGCATATTCAAGACGAAGAAAGAATTCCCAAGGAATATCTAGAAATATGCGTATGAGAAATCGTTCTCCCGTGAGAGAAATACGCAGGGCTGCCGTATAACAGGAGAGGCTAAAAAAGAGTTCATATTTTTCGTGTTTTAGAGTACCAAAAAGATACATGAAAAGGAATATGGTACCCATAATCAACGTAGATCCGAAGTAAAACAGCTCTCTTTGCATATTTCCCAGACGGATCCCTCTGAGCGCGTCTGCTCCACCGAAAACCAGAGGAAACCATGGTCCGCCCTTTGCATCTTCAAAATTTGAGATATGGAGTGTCACGTGCAGCGTGTCGTGGTCTGCACGAAAAAAGCTATAGCGGGGAAGGTATTTTGGGGTTGATTCATGTCTGCTCTCTCCGGGGATTCCGCTTGCATGAATTTCTGTTCCATTTATCTCCAGTCGCAGGGCAGTATTGGCGGCATTGCTGTTAATTCCTAAAATAGGGGGGCGATCTTCCGGGAGAAGGATGGTAAGGTAGTAGGTGGCAAATCCGTATGGGCCCAGTTGTACCTCCTCATGGGTATGGGAGTTCCAGAAACCGGGAATGGTAAAGGTGTGTTCGCGGGGAAGTTCTTGTATGGTGGGGTAAGAGCTAAAGGTATTCCAGAAAAAACTCCAGTCACCGTCAAGACGGATTATACTCTTTGGGGTAAGGCGGTAGTTGCGCAGGTCGAGTGTGCCCTCTGAGATAGAGGGTGCTGCTAATAGAGGAAGGGATAGAAAAAGAAGTACTACAAGGTGCTTCACCGGAGGCTCCCGAGGTAAATCATTCTATCATTGTACCGTTTCAAAGTAAGATGTCAACTGTTTTTAAAGAAATTCTGCGGGTTGACGGGAGATACACGCTTTGTTTTGCACCGTTGGGCCGTCACAAGACCGGGGGGAGATTTCCGGGGTTTTCGTACAAACCGAGCCTCCGTGATATGTACTTCTGCATAGGAAGTATGCTTTGCCTTTGAATAGAACACGGCAATACCTCCTGCAAGATCGAGTATTTCTGCTGGGGGCCAAGGCGAATTTTTGTTTCGGCGAATAATCACATGGGAGCCCGTATATCCCACGGCATGAAGCCATATGTCAGAGGGGTTTGCAAAGCGTGTGGAGAGTTCATCATTCATGGTTGCGGTTTTCCCGGCATAGATATTCCACCCCTTATGGGTGAATTTCCTGTATGGGAGGGACGGAGGCTCTTTTTTTGTAGATGGGTTTGGTTTGTGTTCTGTGCGTGCAGAGCTCTCAAGGTATGTACGGATTGCCTCTGTTTCATCAGGATTCTCTATGAGTTCCTGCAATCGTGAGAGTTCCTCCGTAAGAAGCTCTATCTCCTCACGCGTTTTTGCTTCTTTTTCACAGCAGATCTCATAGCCTCGTTCACCTTTTCGCGCTTTCTTATAGAGCAATTCGGAATTACGCATGGCGGAACACTTGGGGTTGAGAGGGATATCCGCCGGTTCTCCCGTGTGTATGTTGGTTGTTTTGTAGGAACGTATCCCCTTGGGTACCTGTTCTTTTTGAGCCAGAAGCGTATCGCCCCATTGACGGAGCTCTTCCCATTTGCTGGCTACATGGCGTTCATGTTCCTGTTTCTTCTGGGTGCGTTGCTTTTGCTTTATGGAGCCCCGCAGTTCTTTGCGGCGTTTTCGAAGCTCTTCGTGGAGCTCATCCATGATTTCCCTCCCCGCTTTTTTCCCTAAAAATATATTCTGTGGTGTGAACGGTGCCGCTTTTATGGTATGGTGTATGTTTCCCGATGTGGTGAAAAGGAGTGCTATGGACTATATTCTAATTGTAGAAAGAGATGAGCAGACTGCCACGGAAATTGCCCAGCTCATAGGTACTCGTTTTGCGTGCCCGGTTGCGTGGTTTTCCTCTTTGGAAGAGGCAGGAGAGTTTGCCTGTGCGCACCCCATTGAGGTGCTGCTTCTTGATATTTCTTTTTCCCTCGATAATTACGGTCCTTTTGGGGATATACCGGTGATTCCCGTTACGCATGGAATACCTCTCACCACCCGTGCCATGTTGCGTGCCTCCTGTTTGCTTGATTCACTCCGCGATTACTCACCGCATAATCGCGCGTATCTTCTTACCCTAATTGAACAGCTTCCCTACCGTCGATCCCTCTCTGTTGCAGTGATCCATACGTCGTCAGCCTTGGAGCAGTTGATTTATGGCCGGCTGGAGAGCCTTGGGGTAAGCCCCTTTTTCCTTAAAAAGCTTCCAAAAAAGATGACGGTTTTTCGTACGCATCCTGTGCATATGGTGTTCCTTGACGGTGCGTATCGAGATGCGGGCGTCCAATTTCTGCAAGGCCTGCGCCATGAATTCCATAAGCTTGAACTCCATGTGATTGTTTTGCTTGAAGAGGGGTATAGCCATGGAGATGCCTTGATATGGCTCCATGCCGGTGCAAACCGCTGTGTGGAAAAAAGCATCTCCGGTTCACAGGCCTTGGAATTGTTTACCTTGCAGGTAAATAATGCAATTCAGCAGCAAATCTCATACCTTGAAATGCAGTATATGGCAAAACGCGATGCCTTGACCGGCGCGTACAATCGACGATACTTTATGGAAGTGGGAGAATCTCTCTACGCCAACTATACACGGGGCAATTTAAAAATAGCCGTGGCCATGCTCGATATTGATGATTTTAAACAGATTAATGACACCTACGGGCATCCCGTGGGAGATAAGGTGATTTGTGCGTTGTACGAAACCTGTGTTTCCCTGTTGCGGCGAAATGATCTGGTGGCACGTTTTGGGGGAGAGGAGTTTTGCCTGCTTCTTACGGGTGATTCCATGGCCCATGCGTCAGAGGTGCTTGAACGTCTTCGCATGGCTGTGGAAAGGACAATCATACCCCTGTCGGGGGGAGATTCCGTGACCTATACCATTTCCCTGGGGCTGTGTTGTGAAGACTGTGGGAGCTTGGGGGAAATGATCCAAAGTGCTGATCGGCTATTGTACCAAGCAAAAAAATCAGGAAAAAATTGTCTTATCTCTTCGGGATGAGCCCCGCGTGGTCAAGGCAGATATATTTTTATCCGTACCTTGCCTGGAGGAGCTCATGGAGAAAACACCAAAGTCGCTGCGATTACAAATCGGCCTGTTTGGACGAACAAATACGGGAAAGTCAAGCGTTTTAAATATGCTTTCTGGACAGGATGTGTCCATCACATCGCCCCGTGAAGGAACAACCACCGACGTGGTTGAGAAGGCCATGGAACTGCTTCCTGTGGGACCGGTGTTGTTCCTTGACACAGCGGGTGTTGCCGATGAAACCCAGCTGCATGCTGAGCGGGAGAAGAAACGTGTTGCCGTATTTTCCCGTGCTGATGTGGCGGTGTTTATCTGTGATGGGGTTCTTACAGAGAGTGATGAAACCTTGCTGAATGAGTTGAAAGAACGTAAGCTCCCCCTTCTCTGTATCATAAATAAGTGCGATCTACATACTCCTTCTTCGGAGGTGCGTGAGGCCCTTTCTTTCTATGGAGACGTTTTGGAAATATCCTGTCGCGATACGCGTGCTGAGCAGTATCGTCGCCGTTTTGTAGAGGCCCTTGGTCGGGTTGTTCCGGAGGACTTTCTTGCCTCTGCAGCGTTGGTGGGAGACCTCCTCCCACGAGCGGGACATGCCGTATTCATTGTCCCCATAGATCTACAAGCCCCACGGGGACGCCTCATTCTGCCGCAGGTACAGGCCATACGAGATATTCTTGATAGTGACTGTATGGTAAGTGTGGTGAAGGAACGGGAGTATCCGCTGTTGCTGGCGCAGCTAAACAAGCTTCCCGATTTGGTGGTCTGTGACTCTCAGGTGCTGCATAAAATGATTGCCGATACTCCAGCGAGTGTTCCCGTGACAACCTTTTCAATCCTCTTTGCACGGTTTAAGGGAGAGCTTCTACCTTTTATTGAAGGTATCGCCGCCTTCAGTGATCTACGTGAAGATGATGCTGTTTTGGTGGCGGAGGCATGTAGTCATCACGCTGGTCCTGATGATATCGGGCGTGTGAAAATACCGCGATGGATTCGACAATTTCATGGCTTTGAGTGTCGCTTTGATGTGTTGTCCGGTCGGGACTATCCAGATACGCTGCACGAGTATCGTTTGGTCATACATTGTGGCGGTTGTATGCTTACGTCACGGGAAATGAAAAACCGCATGGCCCGTGCCCGGGAGGCAGGGGTATCTCTCACCAACTATGGAGTCTTGATCTCATTTATTCAAGGCGGATTGAAACGGGTACTGTCTCCCTTTCCCCTTGCCCAAATGGTATATGAAGAAAAGATTGAGCCCTTGATTTAAAAAAGAGTATATTAAAAGAAACAGATATCCAGAAGGATGGTAGTATGTCCGTACAGGATACATTAAACACACTTCTCAGTCAGTTAAAAAGCACCTCTAAGAGTGAGACTGTCTTTGGAGACCCTATTACTGCAGGAACAACCACCTTGATACCTGTCACCCGGGTCTCGTTCGGGTTTTCCGTGGCAGGAAGTGCGAAGGATGGGCCCAATGGGTCCGGGGGCGGGGTAAAAGTTGTTCCCGTTGCTCTTGTTTCTGTCACCACTGATGGGAAGGTGACGGTCCACGGTATTGATCGTCGTTCTGCCGTTGATGAAATCGTTCTGCAGATTATTGATGTGGCCCCTGAAGCAATTATTAAGAAAATTAAGCGAGCCTTCGAAAAGGAGCAGAACTCCCATGATGAATAGAGATGATGTCCGCCATATTTGGGTTGCGCCCCAGGCTTCACCCGAAGCGGATGGTTCCTATGACGAACCCTTTGGGTCAATTGGTCGTGCTGTAGAAGCGGTGCATCCCGGCGGAAAAATTATTCTGCGTGAAGGGGTGTATCGTGAGAAAGTGACCTTGCGGGATCTCCACGGTACCATGGAACAGCCCATCGTTATTATGGCAGATCCGGCGGCAAAAGAGGTCGTGAGTATGGCAACGTGGTATTTATACTCCGTGCAACATCTTATTGTCAGTAATATTTCTTTTACGGAGACATCGGGGCCCGCTCTTTCCGTTGTGGGAGAGTCTCACACGAATATATTTAAACAGCTGATTCTGAATGATTGCGGAACAACGGCGGAGTGTTCTCTCTTTTTTGGTGGGTCCGGTGGAGTTGACAATATTGTTGAAGGGTGTCATATTTACTCCTCACAGGAGAATGAAACCCATGTGGGGATTCTCCTTTCCCAAAATATTGATCGTGAAGATGAGCAGATTGAGGTGAGTAAGAAACAGGTTGTTCGCTTTACGACCTTTTCAAATCTCGGCGTTGCCTGTATTGCCGGTAGCGGTGATGATATTGGCGATTACAG
The nucleotide sequence above comes from Chitinivibrio alkaliphilus ACht1. Encoded proteins:
- a CDS encoding adenylate/guanylate cyclase domain-containing protein, with protein sequence MKHLVVLLFLSLPLLAAPSISEGTLDLRNYRLTPKSIIRLDGDWSFFWNTFSSYPTIQELPREHTFTIPGFWNSHTHEEVQLGPYGFATYYLTILLPEDRPPILGINSNAANTALRLEINGTEIHASGIPGESRHESTPKYLPRYSFFRADHDTLHVTLHISNFEDAKGGPWFPLVFGGADALRGIRLGNMQRELFYFGSTLIMGTIFLFMYLFGTLKHEKYELFFSLSCYTAALRISLTGERFLIRIFLDIPWEFFLRLEYATLSLLILFYSYCIFFFFRKIYSPRILKLITYTSVGYILFFCVTPPQIFTRTITPYLIFIALMLGYLLLVNLRGACQKIHTAQALLAGNIIVFISAIHDILANTLIFIRPPLLPAGVFILLLTQAGIIAYSFARTKHHTIHLIKKLRRTNEALTAFLPREFLALLNKQDLTTVNLGDQVSGDMTILFAEFQQRDGVKRHITMEELNDHLSYISPVISYNNGFIDKYLHNGLMCIFPSSCQDGITAATEIVSATEQNNSPLDISLGLHRGTVILGTVGSQRRIDTTVISDTVNISSRIQALSKIYGSKITVTQEIIDTPQVKDAFTYRILDSVRVKGKNFPITVYEVLDGLREREFTMKCATIDLFYTALESFLQEKYTHALTKFLHIREQTPEDPVINMYIERCNSALKGPSRQATTKNI
- a CDS encoding glycoside hydrolase family 9 protein, with protein sequence MKQFMTAFSILFLCAATVFSKAYIRYNYIGYNPSREKRIVVMAEEGIDGTQWTLRDNETGEEVLSGNIGASVYERGDHLPFDYNYVFDITELREVGEYTLSLAGDIAEPANIVIHQDPYGDLISKPLRWLREARCGSDAVEDREICHLGDKKAEVFRRADPHDNGSWGPLDEPKYFDGHGGWHDAGDYLKFSLTCAYTTYYILRAYDINPSIFDTLYNNDDGQNELNDLLDEAQWGLDFLMRTMPDTNEFMIMIGHNEDHHVGYRLPQDDHLDGERPFLSALSIPQMGYTAAALALGATIFEELGREEQAQEYFEKAQLIYRRALSDDAEATAWLDDDANPFYRDDTNFDNLQLAAGELYRFSGDPSYLEDAQEFADLARGAGWKAWTAVNMTAHMNIMDDYPVAQNYLYLDLDQFLDNSRAAGNIWGIPMRYVWAGLYSYIGVGATAAEYELLTGNTGYHSLARNMTDYLLGYNNWGICFIAIEDMENTITEPNSQIYMLQADKFPEGAIAEGPGDRESWEYYSTYFGFDMHAEWTHKFNTEAGVFYDNRKDFMCMETTVVGMSDGIYLLAVASKLFNN
- a CDS encoding NFACT RNA binding domain-containing protein, whose translation is MALLFTTSGNIHHTIKAAPFTPQNIFLGKKAGREIMDELHEELRKRRKELRGSIKQKQRTQKKQEHERHVASKWEELRQWGDTLLAQKEQVPKGIRSYKTTNIHTGEPADIPLNPKCSAMRNSELLYKKARKGERGYEICCEKEAKTREEIELLTEELSRLQELIENPDETEAIRTYLESSARTEHKPNPSTKKEPPSLPYRKFTHKGWNIYAGKTATMNDELSTRFANPSDIWLHAVGYTGSHVIIRRNKNSPWPPAEILDLAGGIAVFYSKAKHTSYAEVHITEARFVRKPRKSPPGLVTAQRCKTKRVSPVNPQNFFKNS
- a CDS encoding glycoside hydrolase family 9 protein; translated protein: MKRVTGAAFCLVCILVSGITASDIYVRANEVGYLQGARKRAVVASQEDLTGSSWQIVSEDGAVLLTGELESRVHGKGAHSPFAYNHEVLFCDVTEAGTHTFVLEDGAVEKELTVSSDPYSSVVNSLLRWMKVQRSGTEETLDREVGHLGDSAVFVFRQKDLDKTSEWENWVEDEESKQVDMKGGWYTTGGDFRKFTNITAYTTYYLLKSYEKNPSLFDNADGFLGSILDEARWGLQYLLKTMPDDEDFIIQVGGFSHRGTRLPQDDRYDGRRNAYSAFSPPDMASTSAALALGASVFAEIDPDFAQECKESAQAIYARALEDDAQNAWMERGYALYKDDTEGDNFLIASMELYNLTGDASYLERAKAYSDDIQSAWWNSWTAQNMMGHSLIVDEHEPAKEYFMADINHFYSNAQNNVWGFPMDYGNGNLYSSKQIATAGLRYYQLTGENKFEELITDVLNYVHGLNNWGLSFIALEELGDHSVQNMNVFVYRLQTHLFPEGVPVLGPSGTDEHASGSVWILDDLTTNFCHPYNTDGVVFYDHMDDYMSTGARIDGAADAIYLLTLVTTLMAE
- a CDS encoding adenylate/guanylate cyclase domain-containing protein gives rise to the protein MPLLSPILLLFLCTILVQASPYENYSVDLRQHDMATPYELSGTWQFFPNTFLTEEEVPKNEGVPYRVPAPFYRSEVLPERYGFGTFFKTVYICPKHECMLGLEVLPMHQAFTIFVNGEKIYKNGILGNTPLETEATKETSIIVPIQTTGDTLRILVHFSNFHNRRGGPWRSFFIGSLNVLSDLETWSRGREVAFFSAILTLALIFLMLHYLDPNRDNVKYRIYFSLLCIGAAFRVGLTGNRLLADIPFFSREILLRLEYGSVYFSIALWCVYLRSLYPGFFSKAVSHICLAISLLFLIATLFVSPRIYSELMPLYNTVLIFVFLYILFFTVHILIKRQGGALLLFLSNSLIVLSITHDIFAYDLIHARHMFPYGMAGMVFIQAIILSRDFSYARNHQQSLAIEMKEINQSLHRFIPQDVISLMNKHEISSIRIGDQISKQLTIMTIDIHSFTAISESLSPEDIFSLINAYHSKIGPVIERFGGVITSYLGDGIIIFFEAYNPCVLDAADALHRELTTFLFKDIRLSHSIGIHGGTVTLGPVGYKERMDILLCSSTVEIAQKIEELSRIYGAETVITETIQNQHTPPLCRHLDTLVFPHIAEPIHMYQVFSTTKDPRYIHTPLFTEAVGRYRQRDWNGAIEKFTQLLSKTPDDLALHEYIRRCTQHKTYGTPLDWCGYHSV